One window of Streptomyces sp. SUK 48 genomic DNA carries:
- a CDS encoding glycogen debranching N-terminal domain-containing protein: MTDRQHLLVHGATFAAVGDRGDISGVRGGGSPDGLFVRDARHLSRWQLTVDGAVPEVLTPVADGGTARCVLVPRGARPEPPAHTLFREQAVGDNSFVETVRVTSNRPVPTTIRLAITADADFADQFELRPDHRTYVKAGALRSRMVLDDGIEFTYRRAEWRSCTTITADPAPQAVEETGTGARRLVWTLELPPHGTRELVLRVMARPHGDRRALRVPRDPSAMADQLNALEAEFVEGVAFPTGWPELAAACARGLTDLAALQVAATGPDGEELRVPTGGAPWYLTLLARDALLTSLFALPYRPRPAAATLFALAATQAGGAGGARGAEPGKIVHEVRHGELAHFGQVPYARYYGSVDATPLFLVLLGAYTEQTGDLAPARRLEAHARAAVGWMLDHGGLTSRGYLVYRADEGGLANQNWKDSPGAICRADGTRPSGAVMAAGAQGYAYDALRRTAWVARTVWADGTYAALLEQAAADLRDRFQRDFWMREASFPALALDAEGRRIDALASDAGHLLWTGLLDKEYGEVVGRRLLEPDFFSGWGVRTLAADQPAYHPLSPHRGSVWPHDNALIALGLARYGLHDEARTVAHALVEAASLSPAHRLPEVLAGYPRATHPEPVPYPHACTRESRSAAAPLALLTAVGGA; the protein is encoded by the coding sequence ATGACCGACCGGCAGCATCTGCTCGTGCACGGCGCCACGTTCGCCGCCGTGGGCGATCGGGGCGACATCAGCGGGGTCCGGGGCGGCGGCTCCCCGGACGGGTTGTTCGTGCGCGACGCCCGGCATCTCAGCCGCTGGCAGCTCACCGTGGACGGGGCGGTGCCCGAGGTGCTCACCCCGGTCGCGGACGGCGGCACCGCGCGCTGCGTCCTCGTACCGCGCGGGGCGCGTCCGGAGCCGCCCGCGCACACGCTCTTCCGTGAACAGGCGGTCGGGGACAACTCGTTCGTGGAGACGGTCCGGGTGACGAGCAATCGTCCGGTGCCGACGACCATCCGGCTGGCGATCACCGCGGACGCGGACTTCGCCGACCAGTTCGAGCTGCGTCCCGATCACCGGACGTACGTCAAGGCGGGTGCGCTGCGTTCGCGGATGGTGCTGGACGACGGGATCGAGTTCACGTACCGGCGCGCGGAATGGCGTTCGTGTACGACGATCACGGCGGATCCGGCGCCGCAGGCGGTGGAGGAGACGGGGACGGGCGCCCGCCGGCTGGTGTGGACGCTGGAACTGCCGCCGCACGGGACGCGGGAGCTGGTCCTGCGGGTGATGGCGCGGCCGCACGGCGACCGGCGCGCGCTGCGGGTGCCCCGGGACCCGTCCGCCATGGCGGACCAACTCAACGCCCTGGAAGCCGAGTTCGTGGAGGGCGTGGCGTTCCCGACCGGATGGCCGGAGCTGGCGGCGGCCTGTGCGCGGGGGCTCACCGACCTGGCGGCGCTCCAGGTCGCGGCGACGGGTCCGGACGGCGAGGAACTGCGGGTGCCGACCGGCGGGGCGCCCTGGTATCTGACGCTGCTCGCCCGGGACGCGCTGCTCACCTCCCTGTTCGCGCTCCCCTACCGGCCCCGGCCGGCCGCCGCGACGCTCTTCGCGCTGGCCGCGACCCAGGCGGGCGGTGCCGGGGGCGCGCGGGGCGCCGAGCCGGGGAAGATCGTGCACGAGGTACGGCACGGGGAGCTGGCGCACTTCGGGCAGGTGCCGTACGCGCGGTACTACGGCTCGGTGGACGCGACCCCGCTGTTCCTCGTGCTGCTCGGCGCGTACACCGAGCAGACCGGTGATCTGGCGCCGGCCCGCCGGCTGGAGGCGCACGCGCGGGCCGCGGTCGGCTGGATGCTGGACCACGGCGGGCTGACCTCGCGCGGCTATCTCGTCTACCGCGCAGACGAGGGCGGTCTCGCCAACCAGAACTGGAAGGACTCGCCCGGCGCGATCTGCCGCGCCGACGGTACGCGGCCCAGCGGGGCGGTGATGGCGGCGGGCGCGCAGGGCTATGCGTACGACGCGCTGCGGCGGACGGCGTGGGTGGCGCGGACGGTGTGGGCCGACGGGACGTACGCGGCGCTGCTGGAGCAGGCGGCGGCCGATCTGCGCGACCGCTTCCAGCGGGACTTCTGGATGCGGGAGGCGTCCTTCCCGGCGCTGGCCCTGGACGCGGAGGGCCGCAGGATCGACGCGCTGGCCTCCGACGCGGGGCATCTGCTGTGGACCGGTCTGCTGGACAAGGAGTACGGCGAGGTGGTGGGGCGGCGGCTGCTGGAGCCCGACTTCTTCTCCGGCTGGGGCGTGCGCACGCTGGCCGCCGACCAGCCCGCCTACCACCCGCTCTCCCCGCACCGCGGCTCCGTCTGGCCCCACGACAACGCCCTGATCGCCCTGGGCCTGGCCCGTTACGGCCTGCACGACGAGGCCCGGACGGTGGCGCACGCGCTGGTGGAGGCGGCGTCCCTCTCCCCTGCCCACCGTCTCCCCGAGGTGCTGGCCGGCTACCCCCGCGCCACCCACCCCGAACCGGTCCCCTACCCCCACGCCTGCACCCGCGAATCCCGCTCCGCGGCGGCCCCGCTGGCCCTGCTGACAGCGGTGGGAGGGGCGTAG